In Gouania willdenowi chromosome 24, fGouWil2.1, whole genome shotgun sequence, a single window of DNA contains:
- the yy1b gene encoding transcriptional repressor protein YY1b isoform X1: MASGDTLYIETDGSEMPAEIVELHEIEVETIPVETIETTVVGGDDDDEDDDEDDDDDDDEEPMIALQPLITDHHHHQEVILVQTREEVVGGDDSDLHTDGSSGFEDQILIPVPTPGVEDEYIEQTLVTVAGKSSVGRVKRAGGSGGKKAGKKSYLSGNESGPRKWEQKQVQIKTLEGEFSVTMWASDDLKDIDHESVVEEQIVGENSPPDYSEYMTGKKLPPGGIPGIDLSDPKQLAEFARMKPRKVKEDDAPRTIACPHKGCTKMFRDNSAMRKHLHTHGPRVHVCAECGKAFVESSKLKRHQLVHTGEKPFQCTFEGCGKRFSLDFNLRTHVRIHTGDRPYVCPFDGCNKKFAQSTNLKSHILTHAKAKNNQ, from the exons ATGGCATCCGGAGATACGCTGTACATCGAGACAGACGGCTCGGAGATGCCGGCCGAGATCGTGGAGCTCCATGAGATAGAGGTGGAGACCATCCCGGTGGAGACTATCGAGACCACGGTGGTCGGTGGGgacgatgatgatgaggatgatgatgaggacgatgatgatgatgacgacgagGAGCCTATGATCGCTCTGCAGCCGCTGATCACggaccaccaccatcaccaggAGGTGATCCTGGTCCAGACCAGGGAGGAGGTGGTCGGAGGGGATGACTCGGACCTGCACACGGACGGCAGCAGCGGGTTCGAGGACCAGATCCTGATCCCTGTGCCAACGCCGGGGGTGGAGGATGAATACATCGAGCAGACTCTTGTGACTGTGGCCGGGAAGAGCTCCGTGGGCCGGGTGAAACGAGCAGGAGGCTCCGGGGGGAAGAAGGCTGGAAAGAAGAGCTACCTGAGCGGGAACGAGTCTGGACCACGGAAATGGGAGCAGAAACAGGTTCAGATCAAGACCCTGGAAGGGGAGTTCTCTGTCACGATGTGGGCATCGG ATGACCTTAAAGACATTGACCATGAGTCAGTGGTGGAGGAACAGATCGTCGGGGAGAACTCCCCTCCGGATTACTCCGAATACATGACGGGGAAGAAACTGCCGCCCGGTGGCATCCCAGGCATCGATCTGTCAGATCCTAAACAGCTGGCTGAGTTTGCCAG AATGAAACCCAGGAAAGTCAAAGAGGACGATGCTCCACGGACGATAGCGTGTCCTCATAAA GGCTGCACAAAAATGTTCAGGGATAACTCCGCCATGAGGAAGCACCTTCACACCCATGGCCCTCGCGTGCACGTCTGCGCCGAGTGCGGAAAGGCCTTCGTGGAAAGCTCCAAGCTCAAACGTCACCAACTcgttcacacaggagagaaacccttccAG TGTACCTTTGAAGGCTGCGGGAAAAGGTTTTCTCTGGACTTCAACCTGCGCACACACGTGCGGATCCACACTGGAGACCGACCTTACGTCTGCCCCTTCGACGGCTGTAATAAGAAGTTTGCCCAGTccaccaacctaaagtctcacaTTCTCACACACGCCAAAGCCAAAAATAACCAATGA
- the yy1b gene encoding transcriptional repressor protein YY1b isoform X2 has product MASGDTLYIETDGSEMPAEIVELHEIEVETIPVETIETTVVGGDDDDEDDDEDDDDDDDEEPMIALQPLITDHHHHQEVILVQTREEVVGGDDSDLHTDGSSGFEDQILIPVPTPGVEDEYIEQTLVTVAGKSSVGRVKRAGGSGGKKAGKKSYLSGNESGPRKWEQKQVQIKTLEGEFSVTMWASDIDHESVVEEQIVGENSPPDYSEYMTGKKLPPGGIPGIDLSDPKQLAEFARMKPRKVKEDDAPRTIACPHKGCTKMFRDNSAMRKHLHTHGPRVHVCAECGKAFVESSKLKRHQLVHTGEKPFQCTFEGCGKRFSLDFNLRTHVRIHTGDRPYVCPFDGCNKKFAQSTNLKSHILTHAKAKNNQ; this is encoded by the exons ATGGCATCCGGAGATACGCTGTACATCGAGACAGACGGCTCGGAGATGCCGGCCGAGATCGTGGAGCTCCATGAGATAGAGGTGGAGACCATCCCGGTGGAGACTATCGAGACCACGGTGGTCGGTGGGgacgatgatgatgaggatgatgatgaggacgatgatgatgatgacgacgagGAGCCTATGATCGCTCTGCAGCCGCTGATCACggaccaccaccatcaccaggAGGTGATCCTGGTCCAGACCAGGGAGGAGGTGGTCGGAGGGGATGACTCGGACCTGCACACGGACGGCAGCAGCGGGTTCGAGGACCAGATCCTGATCCCTGTGCCAACGCCGGGGGTGGAGGATGAATACATCGAGCAGACTCTTGTGACTGTGGCCGGGAAGAGCTCCGTGGGCCGGGTGAAACGAGCAGGAGGCTCCGGGGGGAAGAAGGCTGGAAAGAAGAGCTACCTGAGCGGGAACGAGTCTGGACCACGGAAATGGGAGCAGAAACAGGTTCAGATCAAGACCCTGGAAGGGGAGTTCTCTGTCACGATGTGGGCATCGG ACATTGACCATGAGTCAGTGGTGGAGGAACAGATCGTCGGGGAGAACTCCCCTCCGGATTACTCCGAATACATGACGGGGAAGAAACTGCCGCCCGGTGGCATCCCAGGCATCGATCTGTCAGATCCTAAACAGCTGGCTGAGTTTGCCAG AATGAAACCCAGGAAAGTCAAAGAGGACGATGCTCCACGGACGATAGCGTGTCCTCATAAA GGCTGCACAAAAATGTTCAGGGATAACTCCGCCATGAGGAAGCACCTTCACACCCATGGCCCTCGCGTGCACGTCTGCGCCGAGTGCGGAAAGGCCTTCGTGGAAAGCTCCAAGCTCAAACGTCACCAACTcgttcacacaggagagaaacccttccAG TGTACCTTTGAAGGCTGCGGGAAAAGGTTTTCTCTGGACTTCAACCTGCGCACACACGTGCGGATCCACACTGGAGACCGACCTTACGTCTGCCCCTTCGACGGCTGTAATAAGAAGTTTGCCCAGTccaccaacctaaagtctcacaTTCTCACACACGCCAAAGCCAAAAATAACCAATGA